Proteins found in one Hirundo rustica isolate bHirRus1 chromosome Z, bHirRus1.pri.v3, whole genome shotgun sequence genomic segment:
- the RXFP3 gene encoding relaxin-3 receptor 1 — protein MGEPCERGACSPAAGIKEGAERESWDTPLGFVESAQMDNGSNVSFLQFLKTINLERADGMQGDSSDVVRIVISLVYSVVCALGLVGNLLVLYLMKSKQGWRKSSINLFVTSLAVTDFQFVLTLPFWAVENALDFNWLFGKAMCKIVSYVTAMNMYASVFFLTAMSVARYRSVASALKNQRRGDPLGGCCSAKWLCALIWLSAVLASLPHAIFSTTATVFDDVLCLVKFPEGRGSNAQFWLGLYHIQKVLLGFVVPLVVISLCYLLLVRFISDKHVGSTCSGPSIKRRSKVTRSVSIVVLSFFLCWLPNQALTTWGILIKLNVVHFSNEYFVSQVYLFPITVCLAHSNSCLNPILYCLMRREFRKALKSLLWRITSPSLTTMRPFTDTTKPEKEEQALHAVMPVHPVPAAPRAAAVQAEVAYYPPGVVMYSSRYDLLPASSMEQHC, from the coding sequence ATGGGTGAGCCCTGCGAGCGCGGTGCCTGCTCGCCGGCCGCTGGCATAAAGGAAGGCGCGGAGAGGGAGTCCTGGGACACGCCGCTGGGTTTCGTGGAGAGCGCTCAGATGGATAACGGGAGCAACGTGTCCTTCCTGCAGTTCTTGAAGACCATCAACCTGGAGCGAGCTGACGGGATGCAAGGGGACAGTTCTGATGTAGTGCGGATTGTCATCTCGCTGGTGTACTCCGTGGTGTGTGCCCTGGGACTGGTGGGCAACCTACTGGTGCTCTACCTGATGAAAAGCAAGCAAGGCTGGAGGAAGTCCTCCATCAACCTCTTTGTGACCAGCCTGGCAGTGACTGACTTCCAGTTTGTGCTGACCTTGCCATTCTGGGCGGTGGAGAACGCGCTGGACTTCAACTGGCTCTTCGGCAAGGCCATGTGTAAGATCGTCTCCTATGTGACAGCAATGAATATGTACGCCAGTGTATTCTTTCTTACTGCCATGAGTGTGGCTCGATACCGCTCTGTGGCTTCAGCCTTGAAGAATCAGCGTCGAGGAGACCCACtgggtggctgctgctctgccaagTGGCTTTGTGCACTCATCTGGctgtcagctgtcctggcttcCCTGCCCCATGCCATCTTTTCCACCACTGCCACTGTCTTTGATGATGTTCTCTGTCTTGTCAAGTTCCCAGAGGGCCGAGGCAGCAATGCCCAGTTCTGGCTGGGTCTGTACCACATCCAGAAGGTGCTGCTGGGCTTCGTGGTGCCGCTGGTCGTCATTAGTCTCTGCTACTTGCTCCTGGTGCGCTTCATCAGTGACAAGCACGTGGGCAGCACCTGCAGCGGCCCCAGCATCAAGCGCCGCTCCAAAGTGACTAGGTCAGTGTCCATCGTGGTGCTGTCTTTCTTCTTGTGCTGGCTGCCTAACCAAGCACTTACAACATGGGGGATACTCATCAAACTCAACGTGGTGCACTTCAGTAACGAGTACTTTGTCTCCCAAGTGTACCTCTTCCCCATCACCGTGTGCCTGGCACACTCCAACAGCTGCCTCAATCCCATCCTCTACTGCCTCATGCGCAGGGAGTTCCGCAAGGCACTGAAGAGCCTCCTCTGGAGGATCACCTCACCTTCCCTCACCACCATGCGCCCTTTCACTGACACCACCAAGCCTGAGAAAGAGGAGCAGGCCCTGCATGCCGTGATGCCTGtccaccctgtccctgctgctccccgtgCTGCAGCCGTCCAGGCAGAGGTGGCCTATTACCCCCCCGGGGTGGTGATGTACAGCAGCCGATACgacctgctgcctgccagctccatggagcagcactgctga